Proteins from a genomic interval of Acidiferrobacterales bacterium:
- the raiA gene encoding ribosome-associated translation inhibitor RaiA, which translates to MEITITGHHMNITDSVREYVNKRLKKVGNHFRHPTKVDVILHKEKSTFQSEATVHARKVYIHAKSEAPDMFKAIDAMSSKLDRQVIKHKELRTDHGRHSDGQRTIRY; encoded by the coding sequence ATGGAAATTACGATCACAGGCCACCATATGAACATTACAGATTCCGTTCGGGAATATGTGAACAAGCGCCTGAAGAAGGTGGGAAACCATTTTCGTCATCCCACCAAAGTTGACGTGATCCTGCACAAGGAGAAGTCCACTTTCCAGTCGGAAGCGACTGTTCATGCGCGCAAGGTGTACATTCATGCGAAGTCAGAGGCACCGGATATGTTCAAGGCAATTGATGCCATGTCCAGCAAGCTGGACCGGCAGGTGATCAAACACAAGGAACTTCGTACTGATCATGGCCGGCACAGCGACGGTCAGCGAACCATCCGCTATTGA
- the ptsP gene encoding phosphoenolpyruvate--protein phosphotransferase yields MILLQGSGVGSGIAIGTAFVVDKAIVDTSIEAVGPERLETEVELLDLALKRTAESLRRTRAEVPANAPHEIDAFLEAHVLMVEDATLRDETVRIIYRESVSAVAALMIHRDDLVKVFDAMDDEYLRSKKDDVNQVISQIHRQLLVLLGDDDSRPEQDLSDYIVVAHELTPADTVLYMKMNMRAFATDLGSRISHVAILARSLQIPAVVGLHGEVGQIPHGATVAVDSQSGQVIVNPDETALRELTLRLQEYDRQHQRLLATRNLNSLTLDDFEVSLLANVELPSEIDAALESGASGVGLYRTEYLFMNREQSPTEEEQFESYRQVVQALKNVTIRTLDLGADKQVDGGRRQGKVAINPALGVRAVRFCLRSEDIFRTQLRAILRVAVYGEVKCMIPMLSNLEELTQVKAIVAQVADDLRAEGIEHDSAVPIGGMIEVPAAAITAEQFAQHLDFLSIGTNDLIQYTLAIDRVDDEVNYLYDPLHPSVLKLVRHTIQAGQKFDKPVSLCGEMASDSNYTRLLLGMGLRIFSMDPATLLEVKQVVRNSSVGQVVGQVDGIIECHDSSKRLELLDQLNRIDSADTRPQEPQTSQQPVRQIQ; encoded by the coding sequence TTGATTCTGCTGCAAGGATCAGGTGTCGGGTCTGGAATTGCAATCGGCACCGCTTTCGTCGTCGATAAGGCTATTGTCGATACATCGATCGAGGCCGTCGGACCCGAGCGGCTCGAAACTGAGGTTGAACTTCTTGATCTCGCACTGAAACGTACCGCCGAGTCACTTCGCAGAACGCGGGCTGAGGTGCCCGCGAACGCACCTCACGAAATCGATGCGTTTCTTGAAGCGCATGTACTCATGGTTGAGGATGCAACACTGCGGGATGAGACCGTCAGGATCATTTACAGAGAGTCTGTCAGTGCTGTCGCCGCGCTCATGATCCATCGGGATGATCTGGTCAAGGTGTTCGATGCCATGGATGATGAATACCTCAGAAGCAAGAAAGATGACGTCAATCAGGTCATATCCCAGATTCATCGCCAACTGCTCGTCTTGTTGGGCGACGATGACAGTCGCCCCGAACAGGATCTGAGTGATTACATCGTCGTCGCTCATGAACTGACTCCGGCGGATACTGTGCTGTACATGAAGATGAATATGCGGGCATTCGCAACCGATCTGGGAAGCCGGATCTCCCACGTCGCCATACTTGCACGAAGCCTCCAGATTCCTGCTGTCGTAGGGCTGCACGGCGAGGTCGGGCAGATTCCGCATGGGGCGACGGTCGCGGTCGACAGTCAGAGTGGACAGGTTATCGTCAATCCGGATGAGACTGCACTCAGGGAACTCACGCTTCGTCTGCAGGAGTACGATCGGCAGCACCAGCGACTGCTGGCGACCCGCAACCTGAATTCACTCACACTTGACGATTTTGAGGTAAGCCTGCTCGCAAATGTCGAATTGCCGTCAGAAATTGATGCCGCGCTGGAATCGGGCGCGAGCGGTGTCGGCCTGTATCGGACAGAATACCTGTTCATGAACCGTGAGCAGTCGCCGACTGAGGAGGAGCAGTTCGAGTCCTATCGGCAGGTTGTACAGGCACTGAAAAATGTCACCATCCGTACGCTCGATCTCGGAGCCGACAAACAGGTGGATGGTGGACGCAGACAGGGGAAAGTCGCGATCAATCCCGCACTCGGAGTCCGTGCAGTGCGATTCTGCCTGCGCTCTGAAGACATATTCCGCACACAGTTGAGGGCGATCCTGCGAGTCGCGGTGTACGGTGAGGTCAAGTGCATGATTCCGATGCTGTCGAACCTTGAGGAGCTCACACAAGTCAAGGCGATCGTTGCCCAGGTCGCTGATGACCTCAGAGCAGAAGGGATAGAGCATGATTCAGCAGTCCCGATCGGAGGGATGATTGAGGTGCCGGCGGCTGCGATCACGGCAGAGCAGTTTGCGCAGCACCTGGACTTCCTATCCATCGGCACCAACGATCTGATCCAGTACACCCTGGCGATCGACCGGGTCGACGACGAGGTCAACTATCTATATGACCCGCTGCATCCATCCGTGCTGAAACTGGTCAGGCACACAATCCAGGCCGGGCAGAAATTTGACAAGCCGGTATCACTGTGCGGGGAGATGGCAAGCGACAGCAACTACACGCGATTGCTGCTTGGTATGGGACTGAGGATTTTCAGTATGGACCCGGCAACCCTGCTTGAGGTCAAGCAGGTTGTGAGGAACAGTTCCGTCGGACAGGTTGTCGGACAGGTCGACGGCATCATCGAGTGCCACGACTCCTCTAAGCGCCTCGAATTGCTGGATCAGCTGAATCGGATCGATTCCGCAGACACCCGCCCGCAAGAACCTCAAACCAGCCAACAGCCGGTCAGACAGATTCAATGA
- the rpoN gene encoding RNA polymerase factor sigma-54 — protein sequence MRQTVELRQRQKQTFNARFSTAVRVLQLSSSELAEEIRDVVDSNPLLEEVDRTVPEEGDETWRNGELPSNGVQRTELDSDEMLELAANRMESISIREHLAQQILASGLSESDRAIADTIIDCIDERGYLTESIQDIVEFLPWTVEPQQVEGVLEVVQQLDPPGIAARNLTECLSIQLDFANSPRSVRQNAKSILRDHLELLGDRQLEQIGAQMQVDAASVRAAVDLIQSLNPSPAINFGAAALTVIPDVVTRKIDDKWAVLLNSEFIPNLKISEHYRSMIDDGIPTKDRRYLERNLVTAQHFLDNVSRRNDTVLRVAKAIVRHQSAFLDNGEHAMKPLTLQQISDAVNLHESTVSRACSGKYIMTPRGTFELKHFFPARIRRDVGEDESAMSIKHRILQIVESENQLTPLSDQQIAQRMWDSGINIARRTVAKYRAEMRVPSYKARRAIAAAQLSDPQ from the coding sequence ATGAGACAGACCGTAGAATTACGCCAACGCCAAAAACAGACATTCAACGCGCGATTCAGCACTGCCGTCCGGGTCTTGCAACTATCCAGTTCCGAACTGGCAGAAGAAATCAGGGACGTTGTTGACTCCAATCCACTTTTGGAAGAAGTCGATCGCACCGTCCCGGAAGAAGGCGATGAGACATGGCGGAACGGAGAGTTGCCATCGAACGGCGTGCAACGCACCGAGCTCGACTCCGATGAGATGCTGGAGTTGGCGGCAAATCGGATGGAATCCATATCCATTCGCGAACACCTTGCCCAGCAGATACTTGCCTCCGGGCTCTCAGAGTCGGATCGCGCCATTGCCGACACAATCATTGATTGCATTGATGAACGCGGATACCTGACAGAATCCATCCAGGACATTGTCGAATTCCTGCCATGGACTGTCGAGCCTCAACAGGTTGAGGGGGTGTTGGAGGTGGTACAGCAACTCGACCCGCCGGGTATAGCGGCGAGAAATCTGACCGAGTGCCTGTCAATCCAGCTGGACTTTGCCAATTCTCCCCGGTCTGTGCGACAGAACGCAAAATCGATACTGCGCGATCACCTCGAGTTGCTTGGCGACAGACAGTTGGAACAGATTGGCGCCCAGATGCAAGTTGATGCGGCGTCGGTGCGGGCGGCGGTTGACCTGATACAGTCGCTGAACCCTTCACCGGCGATCAATTTCGGCGCGGCTGCGTTGACCGTGATTCCTGATGTGGTCACACGCAAGATCGATGACAAGTGGGCTGTCTTACTCAACTCGGAATTCATCCCAAACCTGAAAATCTCCGAACACTATCGATCGATGATTGACGATGGAATACCAACAAAAGATCGCAGATACCTTGAGAGAAACCTGGTGACAGCACAGCATTTTCTTGACAACGTCAGTCGACGAAACGATACGGTTCTTCGTGTTGCCAAGGCGATTGTCAGACACCAGAGCGCCTTTCTCGACAATGGCGAGCATGCCATGAAACCATTGACACTGCAGCAGATCTCGGACGCGGTCAACCTGCATGAGTCGACCGTAAGTCGGGCGTGTTCCGGCAAATATATAATGACGCCAAGAGGCACATTCGAGTTGAAGCACTTTTTTCCGGCTCGCATAAGACGTGACGTCGGCGAGGATGAATCGGCGATGTCGATCAAACACAGAATCCTTCAGATTGTTGAATCCGAAAATCAGCTGACCCCATTGAGCGACCAGCAGATCGCACAACGCATGTGGGACAGCGGAATAAATATCGCACGCAGGACTGTCGCCAAGTACAGGGCTGAGATGCGTGTACCGTCTTACAAGGCTCGTCGCGCAATCGCGGCAGCCCAATTGTCCGACCCACAGTGA
- the lnt gene encoding apolipoprotein N-acyltransferase: MKSNLLKLLSAFGAGLLTNAAFEPGGVFPLVFVTLAVLFWIWSESSARICAWSGFVFALGFYGFGIHWIYNSLHDFGGAPPGLAGFMVFALACFLSLLVAAGGFLQARLRISGTLRCLAVIPAVWVAVEWIRSWILTGFPWLYVGYSQTDSWLAGWAPILGVLGVSFMVCLIAGFLVHSYRTGFRIDVMVLTLAVALAGLWGRTIDWTSETHPPINVAIVQADVDILDKWNFNNARSHLDFFVAQTAALVNQDLVLWPEIAIVQTDRRLDKLKLWRLLESLAPDVLVGVVEEQQIDDRTVHYNSAFGISDDVHKYRKRHLVPFGEFIPFRSLLGWLNNYIEIPESDFTSYDGIQPPLVLAGQPAAISICYEDAFPLEFFQVLPEATYLVNLSEDAWFGDRLAPFQRLQMSRMRAIEAARPLLRAANKGISAAVDHKGNVVAQLMQDEGKVLKTQITPKSGSTPYVRFGNVPVLLLCVISFALALVRRRPAREAG, translated from the coding sequence TTGAAATCAAATCTGCTGAAGCTTCTGTCGGCGTTCGGGGCCGGGCTTCTCACCAATGCCGCGTTTGAGCCGGGTGGTGTATTTCCCCTGGTGTTTGTCACGCTTGCCGTCCTGTTCTGGATCTGGAGCGAATCATCTGCCAGAATCTGCGCGTGGAGCGGCTTCGTGTTTGCCTTGGGATTCTACGGATTCGGAATCCACTGGATATACAACAGCTTGCACGATTTCGGCGGAGCGCCTCCTGGGCTGGCCGGGTTCATGGTTTTTGCACTGGCCTGTTTCCTGTCGTTGCTGGTCGCGGCCGGTGGGTTTCTCCAGGCAAGGTTGCGAATTTCCGGGACATTGCGTTGCCTGGCAGTCATTCCTGCAGTGTGGGTTGCTGTGGAGTGGATACGCAGCTGGATACTGACTGGGTTTCCGTGGCTTTACGTCGGCTATAGTCAGACGGACAGCTGGCTGGCCGGATGGGCTCCGATTCTGGGTGTTCTGGGAGTCAGTTTCATGGTTTGCCTGATTGCCGGGTTTTTGGTGCATTCGTACCGAACTGGATTCCGGATCGATGTGATGGTCCTGACACTCGCCGTCGCACTGGCTGGACTGTGGGGCAGGACGATTGACTGGACCAGCGAAACTCATCCGCCGATCAATGTGGCGATTGTTCAAGCCGATGTAGACATTCTGGATAAGTGGAACTTCAACAACGCCCGTTCGCATCTGGATTTTTTCGTCGCACAGACTGCGGCACTGGTGAATCAGGACCTTGTGCTGTGGCCCGAGATCGCAATTGTCCAGACTGACAGGCGACTTGATAAGCTCAAGCTGTGGAGGCTTCTTGAGAGCCTTGCGCCGGATGTTCTGGTAGGCGTGGTTGAAGAACAGCAGATCGACGACAGGACAGTCCACTACAACAGCGCATTCGGAATCAGTGATGATGTTCACAAGTATCGCAAACGTCACCTCGTTCCCTTCGGCGAATTCATTCCGTTTCGTTCGCTACTCGGTTGGCTGAACAACTATATCGAGATTCCGGAATCAGATTTCACATCCTATGATGGAATTCAGCCTCCCCTCGTTCTCGCGGGTCAGCCGGCAGCCATCTCAATCTGTTATGAGGATGCCTTCCCCCTCGAGTTCTTCCAGGTGCTTCCGGAAGCTACTTATCTGGTCAATCTCAGCGAAGATGCATGGTTTGGCGACAGACTCGCTCCGTTTCAGAGGCTGCAGATGTCGCGTATGCGGGCGATTGAGGCTGCCCGGCCGCTACTTCGGGCTGCCAACAAAGGCATTTCTGCGGCCGTTGATCACAAAGGGAACGTCGTAGCCCAACTCATGCAGGACGAGGGCAAGGTACTGAAGACACAGATCACGCCCAAGTCAGGGTCTACGCCTTACGTCCGGTTCGGAAACGTGCCTGTGCTGCTGTTATGTGTGATCTCGTTTGCGCTCGCGTTGGTGCGTAGGAGACCTGCCCGGGAAGCGGGCTAG
- a CDS encoding PTS sugar transporter subunit IIA: MSESPDHSSADAGVLNSARLTEIFSPARIRTASKASTLKRMFEEMAGLLTRNSPHPLDQDTVFRALLAREQIGSTWIADGVAIPHCRLESLTESLGVILRMQTPLCVDSGEGKYVSVACGLLVPRESASSHLKVLSRLAQAFLEYGMYSKFMQAADSEEMYGILSNIESEVDTARS, encoded by the coding sequence ATGAGTGAAAGTCCGGATCACTCTTCAGCCGACGCGGGTGTTCTGAACTCGGCGCGGCTGACGGAAATTTTCTCGCCGGCCAGAATTCGGACGGCAAGCAAGGCCTCGACCCTGAAACGGATGTTTGAGGAGATGGCGGGGCTGCTGACCCGGAACAGCCCGCATCCATTGGACCAGGATACGGTTTTTCGAGCCCTGCTGGCACGCGAGCAGATCGGCAGCACATGGATTGCTGACGGTGTGGCGATTCCGCACTGTCGCCTGGAATCACTGACTGAGTCACTGGGTGTCATATTGCGCATGCAGACACCCTTGTGTGTGGATTCGGGAGAAGGGAAATACGTCAGTGTGGCCTGCGGCTTGCTGGTTCCCCGGGAAAGTGCAAGTTCGCATCTGAAGGTCCTGTCCCGGCTGGCTCAAGCTTTTCTGGAGTATGGTATGTATTCGAAGTTCATGCAAGCGGCCGACTCGGAGGAAATGTACGGCATTCTTTCGAATATCGAGTCTGAAGTCGACACAGCCCGATCCTAG
- a CDS encoding SulP family inorganic anion transporter: MPKSVNTESAGTIQSLKIIPALSAGSTAGLSILVAHIAFAGAIFSGPLQPYLPQGVGLVLFGVFVGCISVALTGSFRGAIAGISPALVIVMAQVGLTIDASGEVLFVTTVVALTLGSVVAGTMCLLIGRLRLSMLVRFIPFSVAAGFVGGMGIAVGIATVSIAGVELDPQNYTHLFEPSSLVLWLPGAMYGLVLFFAMRRWKNALILPFSVVVLVGAYHLVFVALGLSIEDARDSKLLLNSVEGVLWPVITPTDLAKVDWNAVIDQIPNLLVLIFVALVCVVMSLAGLETLVGRELNWDREFSAAGISSIFSGVSGATFTYMVVPPTYRSWLFGASTRLTSVICALVIGGGLFFGSGVLEFLPVSLLSGLLFFVAIGLLDEGLYQSYKKMPATDYAIVLLIVVVINVFGFVEGIVAGLLATLVFFALRLSLVDPIADEFTGRTYRSKKVRQPPERTILLQSGDQICGYSLRGYLFFGSARPLVARLRKPLNNSAPPTCLILDMKLVSGVDYSAVSILGQFIQNSTENGVQVVICAMSDALHKGLMRDVPTSAFEKLWFESSKDQALERCEDLVIENWESDAETADLKREFLLTQSEELLERYLDRMTSFEDVVESLSAWLETREYKQDEKIAAVEGEGIHLLASGRATVFDQNGTRVRQCGVGDVILPVLDADTRAHSVVAELPCKVWLLGTQELRWIEQQEKSLALKLYRYLYTSCVILDSPD; this comes from the coding sequence ATGCCAAAAAGTGTAAACACCGAATCGGCTGGAACCATCCAGTCGTTGAAAATCATTCCTGCGCTTTCAGCAGGTTCCACCGCGGGACTGAGCATACTGGTTGCTCACATTGCTTTCGCCGGTGCGATTTTTTCCGGACCGTTACAGCCATATTTGCCGCAAGGTGTTGGACTGGTACTGTTCGGCGTATTTGTCGGTTGCATTTCGGTCGCTTTGACCGGTAGTTTTCGCGGGGCGATAGCAGGGATTTCACCCGCGCTGGTGATTGTCATGGCGCAGGTGGGACTTACGATTGATGCGAGTGGCGAGGTTCTTTTTGTAACCACTGTGGTGGCATTGACTCTGGGCTCGGTCGTCGCCGGCACGATGTGTCTGCTAATTGGACGACTGCGTCTTTCGATGCTGGTCAGATTCATTCCGTTTTCGGTAGCGGCAGGTTTTGTCGGTGGAATGGGAATTGCGGTCGGCATCGCCACGGTATCCATCGCGGGCGTTGAGCTTGACCCGCAAAATTATACGCACCTGTTTGAACCGTCTTCATTGGTTCTTTGGTTACCCGGAGCGATGTACGGCCTTGTACTATTCTTCGCAATGCGACGATGGAAAAATGCGCTGATCCTTCCGTTCAGTGTCGTTGTCTTGGTCGGGGCATACCATTTGGTCTTTGTCGCTCTTGGGTTGTCGATTGAAGATGCTCGAGACTCCAAGTTGCTGCTGAACAGTGTTGAAGGCGTATTATGGCCAGTGATCACTCCGACAGACTTGGCGAAAGTAGACTGGAACGCGGTTATAGATCAGATACCGAATTTGCTGGTACTTATTTTTGTCGCTCTTGTCTGTGTAGTGATGAGTCTTGCAGGGCTTGAGACGTTGGTCGGCCGGGAACTGAACTGGGACAGGGAGTTTTCCGCCGCTGGAATTTCAAGTATATTTTCGGGAGTCAGCGGCGCGACCTTCACTTACATGGTCGTCCCTCCAACCTACCGAAGCTGGCTTTTCGGGGCATCAACACGATTGACAAGCGTAATTTGCGCACTGGTCATTGGCGGAGGATTGTTTTTTGGATCCGGTGTGCTCGAATTCTTGCCTGTATCATTGTTGAGCGGACTGTTATTCTTCGTTGCCATAGGACTGCTCGACGAAGGGCTGTATCAAAGCTACAAAAAAATGCCTGCGACCGATTACGCGATCGTATTGCTGATTGTAGTCGTAATCAATGTCTTTGGCTTTGTCGAGGGTATTGTGGCAGGCTTGCTGGCGACTCTTGTCTTTTTTGCGCTGAGGCTGAGTCTCGTCGATCCCATTGCAGACGAGTTTACGGGTCGAACGTATCGAAGCAAGAAGGTTCGACAGCCGCCCGAACGCACTATTCTTTTACAGTCAGGAGATCAGATATGCGGGTACAGCCTGCGGGGATACTTATTCTTCGGCAGTGCCAGACCCTTGGTTGCACGACTCAGAAAGCCGCTCAATAATTCTGCGCCTCCAACCTGCCTGATACTTGATATGAAGCTTGTTTCCGGTGTCGATTACTCAGCTGTCAGCATTTTGGGTCAGTTTATCCAGAATTCGACGGAAAATGGTGTGCAAGTCGTAATTTGCGCAATGTCGGATGCACTGCATAAAGGGTTGATGCGGGATGTCCCGACTTCTGCATTCGAGAAGTTGTGGTTCGAATCGAGCAAGGATCAAGCACTTGAGCGATGCGAAGACCTGGTCATAGAAAACTGGGAATCCGATGCTGAAACCGCAGACCTGAAACGGGAGTTCCTGCTGACCCAATCGGAAGAACTTCTCGAGCGATACCTGGACAGAATGACTAGTTTTGAAGATGTAGTCGAATCATTGTCAGCATGGCTTGAAACCCGTGAATACAAACAGGATGAAAAGATAGCAGCAGTGGAAGGTGAGGGTATTCATCTGCTTGCATCGGGTAGAGCTACAGTGTTTGACCAAAACGGAACCAGAGTTCGTCAATGTGGAGTTGGAGATGTAATTCTTCCTGTGCTTGATGCGGATACCCGTGCACACTCAGTGGTTGCCGAATTGCCTTGCAAGGTATGGCTGCTAGGCACGCAGGAGTTGCGCTGGATTGAACAGCAAGAAAAGTCGCTGGCACTCAAACTATACCGGTATTTGTATACCTCGTGCGTCATTCTGGACTCTCCTGACTAG
- a CDS encoding HPr family phosphocarrier protein, which yields MRSTTIQVRNKLGLHARAAAQLVRVASGFESEITLVDGAKSADAKGIMGLMMLAATQGTELELRIDGPDEAVADKAVQQLFDSGFGENEI from the coding sequence ATGAGGTCAACGACCATTCAAGTGCGCAACAAACTCGGGCTGCACGCCCGCGCCGCTGCGCAGCTGGTTCGTGTCGCGTCCGGATTCGAGAGCGAGATAACACTGGTTGACGGTGCCAAGTCAGCCGATGCAAAAGGCATCATGGGATTGATGATGCTGGCGGCAACGCAGGGAACCGAACTGGAGCTCAGGATAGATGGTCCGGATGAGGCGGTTGCCGACAAGGCGGTTCAGCAGCTGTTCGACTCAGGATTCGGGGAGAACGAAATTTGA
- the mgtE gene encoding magnesium transporter, with protein MSTGEHSELREFVLQRLQHGAASELRDTIHGLHPADLAQILESIPPEQRRLIWFEVAESDMGEILAKASDGVRENLIANMDSSTLVRAIQKLDIDDIAELVPDLSSQIIADVMVAVDEDRRQGLGAVLSYEEQTAGRLMNVDTVVVRETISVGVVMRYLRLRGELPEPTDKLYVVDREGMLRGTLLLRNLVTSDLSQQVSTVMDESPHTFSPSDSEEHVANSFERYDLTSAPVIDDKGHLIGRITIDDVVDVIQDSASRTFLAPAGLDDEEDIFAPVFQTARKRAIWLGVNLVTAVLASWVIGQFEEAIEKLVALAVLMPIIASMGGNAGTQTLTKVIRGLGVGTISIANAKDVLKKELLVGGLNGLVWALVVACISILWYQNYGLAAIVAIAMLVNICVSAASGVLLPVLLERVGIDPSLAAGVALTTITDVVGFLAILGFAALVLV; from the coding sequence ATGTCCACCGGCGAACATTCCGAACTTCGAGAGTTTGTGTTGCAACGGCTGCAACACGGCGCAGCCAGTGAGTTGCGCGATACGATTCATGGCCTGCACCCGGCCGATCTTGCACAGATACTCGAGAGCATTCCACCCGAGCAAAGACGTCTGATCTGGTTTGAGGTCGCGGAGTCAGACATGGGTGAGATTCTCGCCAAGGCATCCGACGGGGTTCGTGAGAACCTGATCGCCAATATGGATTCAAGCACCTTGGTGCGCGCGATCCAGAAGTTGGACATCGACGATATTGCCGAGCTGGTGCCTGACTTGTCGTCGCAGATTATCGCCGATGTGATGGTGGCGGTCGACGAGGATAGGCGGCAAGGTCTCGGTGCGGTCTTGTCCTACGAGGAGCAGACCGCCGGGAGACTGATGAACGTAGATACCGTCGTCGTTCGCGAGACGATTTCAGTCGGTGTCGTGATGCGGTATCTGCGTCTGCGAGGAGAACTGCCTGAACCGACCGACAAACTCTATGTCGTAGACCGGGAAGGGATGCTTCGAGGCACCCTGCTGCTGCGTAATCTTGTCACTTCTGATCTGAGTCAGCAGGTTTCAACCGTCATGGACGAGAGCCCACACACGTTCAGTCCGTCTGACTCGGAAGAGCATGTCGCGAATTCGTTTGAGCGTTACGACCTGACCTCTGCACCGGTCATTGATGACAAGGGTCATTTGATCGGCAGGATTACGATTGATGATGTGGTCGACGTGATTCAGGATTCCGCCAGTCGTACATTTCTGGCTCCAGCGGGGCTGGACGATGAGGAGGATATCTTCGCACCGGTATTTCAGACTGCGCGAAAACGCGCGATCTGGCTTGGTGTGAATCTGGTCACAGCAGTTTTGGCATCCTGGGTGATCGGACAGTTCGAGGAGGCGATCGAAAAACTTGTTGCGCTGGCTGTACTGATGCCGATCATCGCCAGTATGGGAGGTAATGCCGGCACCCAGACCCTGACCAAAGTCATCCGCGGATTGGGCGTGGGCACAATCTCAATCGCAAATGCGAAGGACGTACTGAAAAAAGAACTGTTGGTCGGGGGGCTGAATGGACTGGTGTGGGCACTGGTTGTCGCCTGCATCTCGATTCTGTGGTACCAGAACTATGGTCTCGCGGCAATTGTCGCGATTGCAATGCTGGTCAACATCTGTGTGTCTGCGGCATCGGGTGTGCTGCTGCCAGTGCTTCTGGAACGAGTCGGCATTGACCCCTCATTGGCTGCCGGGGTCGCGCTGACCACCATCACCGATGTAGTAGGCTTCCTCGCGATACTCGGGTTTGCCGCACTGGTGCTCGTCTAG
- the rapZ gene encoding RNase adapter RapZ has translation MKQGANNDDVRYLKVITGLSGSGKSVAMRALEDLGYYCVDNLPIVLLKPFISSVLEPEFVFCRRTAVGIDSRNRKFFDSLDDNIQYLQRSGVQFEIIYLDAEISSLIKRFGETRRTHPLMEGTMSLLECIETEKRLLAPLSDMASKHFDTTSISPHELRNLIQEDAAGFGVSDSSLLFKSFAYKHGTPLDADFVFDVRCLPNPYWIDELKKFNGLEGPIKEYFSTKPDVQNMIEQIDCFIAEWLSKFHDAGRVYLTIAIGCTGGRHRSVYVVEQIAQRFVDRGHDVFKRHNELPSP, from the coding sequence GTGAAACAAGGTGCCAACAACGACGACGTCAGGTACCTCAAGGTAATCACTGGGTTATCAGGTTCGGGCAAAAGTGTCGCGATGCGGGCACTGGAGGACCTCGGTTACTATTGCGTGGACAATCTTCCGATTGTGCTGCTTAAACCATTCATCAGTTCGGTGTTGGAGCCTGAGTTTGTATTCTGTCGAAGGACAGCGGTCGGTATCGACTCCAGAAACAGGAAATTCTTTGACTCCCTTGATGACAACATCCAGTACCTGCAGCGCAGCGGCGTCCAGTTTGAGATCATCTATCTGGATGCTGAGATCAGTTCGCTGATCAAACGCTTTGGAGAGACGCGGCGAACTCACCCCCTGATGGAGGGTACGATGTCACTGCTTGAATGCATTGAGACCGAAAAGCGGCTGCTTGCGCCATTGTCGGATATGGCGTCCAAGCATTTTGATACGACGAGCATCTCACCCCATGAGCTGCGCAATCTGATTCAGGAGGATGCTGCCGGTTTCGGGGTCAGCGACTCGTCGCTGCTGTTTAAGTCTTTTGCCTACAAGCATGGCACGCCCCTCGATGCGGATTTTGTGTTTGATGTCCGCTGTCTGCCCAATCCCTACTGGATTGACGAGCTGAAAAAATTCAATGGTCTCGAAGGCCCGATCAAGGAATACTTCTCCACCAAACCCGATGTCCAAAACATGATCGAACAGATTGACTGCTTCATAGCCGAGTGGCTCTCAAAGTTTCATGATGCCGGTCGCGTCTATCTCACCATCGCAATCGGATGCACCGGCGGTCGACATCGGTCGGTGTATGTTGTTGAACAGATTGCACAGCGCTTCGTCGACCGCGGGCACGACGTTTTCAAGCGCCACAACGAACTTCCGAGCCCATGA